The following are encoded together in the Lathyrus oleraceus cultivar Zhongwan6 chromosome 3, CAAS_Psat_ZW6_1.0, whole genome shotgun sequence genome:
- the LOC127127871 gene encoding cytochrome c oxidase-assembly factor COX23, mitochondrial, with translation MASKDSTPPYQSAARISDSQCFPQYTASLKCLEEFNTDKSKCQEHFDVYKECKKKEREARLERNKSRSLFS, from the exons ATGGCGTCGAAAGATTCAACACCACCGTATCAGAGTGCTGCCAGAATCTCCGATTCCCAATGTTTTCCTCAATACACGGCTTCTCTCAAAT GTTTAGAAGAGTTCAATACAGATAAGAGTAAATGCCAAGAACATTTTGATGTTTACAAGGAGTGTAAGAAAAAGGAG AGGGAAGCAAGATTGGAACGTAATAAAAGTCGGTCGCTATTCTCATGA
- the LOC127131392 gene encoding protein FAR-RED IMPAIRED RESPONSE 1 has protein sequence MCFSCLEEVKTYYQEYALKKGFGWRIGSSKKGDGGEVNYLILSCSREGSNISKISCTLKTLPSRAKNCPAKICIKLKQDGFWYITQFESNHSHETSPTKARLFKANKKMNLHVRRTIQINDHAGVRINKTFQSLVKDAGGHENIPFCEKDVRNYINKERRAIGKEGDGKALISYFCKMREQNTYFFYDIDLDDDFHVRNVFWADARSRAAYEYFGDVVTFDTTYLTNKYDMPFAAFVGVNHHGQSTLLGC, from the coding sequence ATGTGTTTTTCTTGTCTAGAGGAAGTTAAAACATATTATCAAGAGTATGCTTTAAAAAAGGGGTTTGGATGGAGGATTGGATCATCGAAAAAAGGAGATGGTGGGGAGGTCAACTACCTAATACTTTCATGTTCAAGAGAGGGGTCTAACATTTCAAAAATTTCATGCACGTTAAAGACACTACCATCTAGAGCAAAAAATTGTCCTGCCAAGATTTGTATTAAATTGAAACAAGATGGTTTTTGGTACATTACACAATTTGAATCTAACCATTCTCATGAGACTAGCCCTACAAAAGCAAGATTGTTCAAGGCTAACAAGAAAATGAACTTACATGTGAGGAGAACAATCCAAATCAATGATCACGCGGGAGTAAGGATCAACAAGACTTTTCAATCGCTTGTTAAAGATGCAGGAGGACATGAAAATATTCCCTTTTGTGAAAAAGATGTGAGGAATTATATTAACAAAGAGCGTCGTGCAATTGGAAAAGAAGGTGATGGTAAGGCTTTGATTAGTTATTTTTGTAAAATGAGGGAACAAAATACATATTTCTTCTATGACATAGATTTGGATGATGATTTTCATGTGAGGAATGTATTTTGGGCTGATGCAAGAAGTAGAGCCGCTTACGAATATTTTGGAGATGTTGTAACTTTTGACACAACATACTTGACTAACAAGTATGACATGCCTTTTGCTGCATTCGTGGGTGTGAATCACCATGGTCAATCAACATTACTTGGTTGTTGA